One stretch of Pedobacter riviphilus DNA includes these proteins:
- a CDS encoding cold-shock protein → MRLGTVKFYNQKEGVGSITPSNGGREVSVFAHGVVDPIKPNNIVQFDIEFTQNGVEAIKVIVLSV, encoded by the coding sequence ATGAGGTTAGGTACAGTAAAGTTTTATAACCAAAAAGAAGGTGTTGGCAGTATTACACCATCAAATGGAGGGAGAGAAGTAAGTGTTTTTGCCCACGGTGTGGTCGATCCCATTAAACCTAATAATATAGTTCAGTTTGATATTGAATTTACGCAGAATGGTGTAGAGGCCATTAAGGTAATTGTGCTATCTGTGTAA
- a CDS encoding cold-shock protein has translation MQGTVKFYNESKGFGFIITEDGEEVFVHVTGLTDKISQNNRVEFEIEQGKKGSIAVNVKLIQ, from the coding sequence ATGCAGGGAACAGTAAAATTTTATAATGAATCTAAAGGTTTTGGTTTCATCATAACAGAAGACGGGGAAGAAGTTTTTGTTCACGTTACAGGTTTAACTGATAAAATAAGTCAGAATAACCGGGTAGAGTTCGAAATCGAACAAGGGAAAAAAGGTTCTATTGCAGTTAATGTAAAACTGATTCAGTAA
- a CDS encoding PQQ-dependent sugar dehydrogenase: protein MKTTFTLLLSAIALVFISATTLNKNIYEHKAFEFFPKHKIDTPDQDRFVKVTLAQGEFTEPTEMTILPNLDILVAQRRGEVLIYKNQTKKIKEAGKLDVYFKTSTPGVNAEEGLLGMAADPKFAVNKYIYLFYSPFDKSVNRLSRFKLINDQIVKESEKVILEFYSQREICCHTGGSIAFGSDNLLYVSTGDNSTPFDAPKQQYVNKGYAPLDNRKGFEQYDARRSAGNTNDLRGKILRIKVNEDGTYSIPDGNLFSKNDPKARPEIYVMGNRNPYRISVDQKTNFLYWGEVGPDASNDDDLRGPRGYDEVNQARKAGNFGWPLFIGNNYPYKAYDYTNGTNGNAFDPAKPINNSPNNTGLEQLPPAQPAYIWYPYGESKEFPQVGAGGRTAMAGPVYYATANSAYPAYYNGKLIIYEWVRGWVKAVTMNAQGDYLSMEPFMSKVSLAAPIDMELGPDGKLYILEYGKGWFTKNPDAAITRIDYLKGNRPPLVVSLNIAKTSGLLPYKMTATVTAKDPDGDPLTYVWNLGKGITKVTTTPTLQYTYTKTGEYPVSVTVIDNSKASAKSQVIPVFAGNEYPIVNIDLAGNKSFYFPNKPVDYKVLVSDKGAKVNNNRIYISNTYTEGTDLAGAQLGHQQAAQTMIGKVLMLKSDCSTCHKESAVSIGPAFEKIAAKYKNDSKAVDYLASKVIGGSHGVWGEVPMPAHSTMKEAEVKKITEWIMTLGNKEAVKASLPTSGKIVPSAATDKKKSVLTLKATYTDAGAVGLKPLTTTNVINLKSSIIDADDIKDFGGFQRKDVFGGEKLVLTKDNGWLAIKNIDLTGISGFGFSFLNLDQGADGEIEIRLDDSKGIMIGKSTFRKSIPINMLSDGKFHSIYFIFKELTTNDKKNRPIIQSITVEPK, encoded by the coding sequence ATGAAAACAACTTTTACCCTACTGTTATCTGCTATTGCATTAGTATTTATATCGGCAACAACACTAAACAAAAACATTTACGAGCATAAGGCTTTCGAATTTTTTCCTAAACATAAAATAGACACACCAGATCAGGACCGCTTTGTAAAAGTTACCCTGGCACAAGGAGAATTTACTGAACCTACCGAAATGACCATCCTCCCTAACCTGGATATTTTGGTAGCACAGCGCAGAGGTGAAGTATTGATTTATAAAAATCAGACTAAAAAAATTAAAGAAGCAGGCAAGCTTGATGTTTATTTTAAAACGAGCACTCCAGGAGTAAATGCAGAAGAAGGTTTGTTGGGCATGGCTGCAGATCCAAAATTTGCGGTTAATAAATATATCTACCTTTTCTACAGTCCGTTTGATAAATCGGTAAACCGACTATCCAGATTTAAGTTAATAAACGATCAGATTGTAAAAGAATCAGAAAAGGTCATTTTAGAATTTTATTCTCAACGCGAAATCTGCTGCCACACCGGTGGCTCTATTGCTTTTGGATCTGATAATTTATTGTATGTTTCAACAGGCGACAACTCTACTCCTTTTGATGCACCTAAACAACAATATGTAAATAAAGGCTATGCCCCGCTCGACAACAGAAAGGGATTTGAACAGTACGATGCCAGGAGATCGGCTGGAAACACCAACGATTTACGGGGCAAAATTTTAAGGATTAAAGTAAACGAAGATGGAACTTACAGCATTCCTGATGGTAACCTTTTTTCTAAAAACGATCCAAAAGCCAGACCAGAAATTTATGTTATGGGGAACAGAAACCCTTATCGTATTTCTGTTGATCAGAAAACTAACTTTTTATACTGGGGCGAGGTTGGGCCTGATGCGAGTAATGATGATGATTTAAGAGGTCCTAGAGGCTACGATGAAGTAAACCAGGCCCGTAAAGCGGGTAATTTTGGTTGGCCCTTATTTATTGGCAATAACTATCCTTATAAAGCTTACGATTATACCAATGGAACAAACGGGAATGCATTTGATCCTGCAAAACCAATTAATAACTCGCCAAACAATACGGGATTGGAACAACTTCCGCCAGCACAACCTGCTTATATCTGGTATCCATATGGCGAATCGAAAGAATTTCCACAGGTTGGTGCAGGTGGCCGCACGGCAATGGCCGGTCCGGTGTATTATGCCACGGCAAATTCAGCATATCCGGCTTATTATAACGGAAAACTGATCATTTATGAATGGGTACGTGGATGGGTTAAAGCAGTTACGATGAATGCGCAGGGCGATTACCTGAGCATGGAGCCCTTTATGTCTAAAGTCTCTTTAGCAGCACCTATTGATATGGAATTGGGGCCTGATGGGAAATTATACATCCTCGAGTATGGCAAAGGATGGTTTACCAAAAATCCTGATGCTGCAATTACCAGAATCGATTACCTGAAAGGCAACCGCCCACCTTTAGTTGTAAGCCTGAACATTGCAAAAACCAGTGGTTTGCTCCCTTATAAAATGACGGCAACTGTTACCGCTAAAGATCCTGATGGTGATCCTTTAACTTATGTATGGAACTTAGGAAAAGGAATAACCAAAGTAACCACTACGCCAACCCTTCAGTATACTTATACTAAAACAGGCGAATATCCGGTAAGCGTTACCGTAATAGATAATAGTAAAGCCTCGGCAAAGAGCCAGGTAATACCGGTTTTTGCAGGTAACGAATACCCAATTGTAAATATTGACTTAGCTGGAAATAAGAGTTTTTACTTCCCTAATAAACCGGTTGATTATAAAGTTTTAGTAAGCGATAAAGGTGCTAAAGTGAATAACAATCGTATATACATTTCAAATACTTATACCGAAGGAACCGATTTAGCTGGCGCACAATTAGGGCACCAACAGGCCGCACAAACTATGATTGGCAAAGTACTAATGCTAAAATCTGATTGTAGTACCTGCCACAAAGAATCGGCTGTTTCTATCGGGCCAGCCTTTGAAAAAATTGCAGCAAAATATAAGAACGATAGTAAAGCGGTTGATTATCTGGCTTCAAAAGTGATTGGCGGTAGCCACGGCGTATGGGGAGAAGTACCAATGCCTGCACATAGCACTATGAAAGAAGCTGAAGTGAAAAAAATTACGGAGTGGATTATGACTTTGGGTAATAAGGAAGCTGTTAAAGCATCGCTCCCAACTTCTGGCAAAATTGTTCCGTCAGCAGCTACTGATAAAAAGAAATCGGTACTAACCCTGAAAGCAACTTATACGGATGCAGGTGCTGTGGGTTTAAAACCTTTAACCACTACAAATGTCATCAATCTTAAAAGCAGTATCATTGATGCCGATGATATTAAAGATTTTGGAGGTTTTCAGCGAAAAGATGTTTTTGGAGGTGAAAAACTTGTCTTAACTAAGGATAATGGCTGGTTAGCCATTAAAAATATCGATTTAACTGGCATTTCGGGCTTTGGTTTTTCTTTCTTAAACCTTGATCAAGGTGCTGATGGAGAAATTGAAATCCGGTTGGATGATAGTAAAGGCATTATGATCGGAAAATCTACTTTTAGAAAAAGTATCCCGATCAATATGCTTTCGGATGGAAAATTTCATTCTATTTATTTTATATTCAAAGAATTAACAACGAATGACAAAAAGAATAGGCCAATTATCCAATCGATAACAGTAGAGCCGAAATAG
- a CDS encoding HAD family hydrolase, translating into MQNIKNIIFDYGNVIFDIDFRIAQASFQKLGITDIENFFAHKAHNKLFDDFETGAISPAEFRAGIRKAAGKPELTDQQIDDAWNSLLIGTIQQNHDLLLEVKEKYRTFLLSNNNEIHYDWIINYLQATFQINNYDDYFEKAYFSQHMKLRKPNTNIFEQVLKENNLDPAETLFIDDSPQHIEGAKKVGLNALLMTEKPAQLGAFLKANGIL; encoded by the coding sequence ATGCAAAACATTAAAAACATTATTTTCGATTACGGAAACGTAATATTTGATATCGATTTCAGAATTGCTCAGGCTTCTTTTCAAAAATTGGGTATTACCGATATTGAAAATTTCTTTGCCCACAAAGCACACAATAAACTATTTGATGATTTTGAAACAGGTGCAATTTCTCCTGCCGAGTTTAGAGCAGGAATTAGAAAAGCTGCAGGAAAGCCAGAATTAACCGACCAGCAGATTGATGATGCATGGAACAGCCTTTTAATTGGAACCATACAGCAAAACCACGATTTATTGCTTGAAGTAAAAGAAAAATACCGTACTTTTTTGTTAAGCAACAACAACGAAATCCACTACGACTGGATCATCAATTACCTGCAAGCAACCTTCCAGATCAATAATTACGATGATTATTTTGAGAAAGCTTATTTCTCCCAGCACATGAAACTGCGTAAACCCAATACCAATATTTTTGAACAGGTATTAAAGGAAAATAATCTCGATCCGGCCGAAACCTTATTTATAGACGACAGCCCTCAACATATTGAAGGCGCCAAAAAAGTAGGATTAAATGCATTATTAATGACCGAAAAACCGGCACAACTGGGCGCCTTTTTAAAAGCGAACGGAATTTTGTAA
- a CDS encoding DUF962 domain-containing protein produces MSEKKFKSLKEFYPFYLSEHSNTTSRILHFIGTGLVCLAFFTGFLFHNWHFFLAIPVLGYGFAWVGHFFFEKNKPATFQYPGYSLASDFILFYDLLTGKQSFVVKK; encoded by the coding sequence ATGTCGGAAAAAAAGTTTAAGTCGCTAAAAGAGTTCTACCCTTTTTACTTATCAGAACATAGCAATACCACATCGCGTATTTTACATTTTATCGGTACCGGATTGGTTTGCCTGGCTTTCTTTACCGGCTTTCTTTTTCACAATTGGCATTTCTTTCTGGCCATACCCGTATTGGGATATGGTTTTGCATGGGTTGGGCATTTCTTTTTCGAGAAAAACAAGCCTGCTACTTTTCAATATCCAGGTTATAGTTTAGCTAGTGATTTTATCCTTTTTTACGACCTGTTAACGGGAAAACAATCTTTTGTAGTGAAGAAATAG
- a CDS encoding proline dehydrogenase family protein has product MDLSPNKQPNFDNTEIAFRQKSNHELKKAYWLFKMIGSNFLTKVGPAITNFFLNIGLPIQGAIKATIFQQFCGGETIAECDKAIEQLHKGGVGTILDYSVEGEEEEQVFDETCAEIIRTIIRADGDVKIPITVFKITGIGRFALLQKLDAKETLNASEVAEYEKVKQRCEMICQTAFDKGVPIMIDAEETWIQDTIDELALAMMRKFNRERIIVYNTYQMYRHDKLADMKADHLIAKADGFILGVKMVRGAYMEKERKRAAEMGYPSPIQPDKAASDRDYNESLRYCVDHIEDIAIVAGTHNEDSSRLLTYLLEEKNITHNHPHVYFAQLLGMSDNLSFNLADSNYNVAKYVPYGPIKAVMPYLFRRAQENTSVAGQTGRELGLIERELKRRKL; this is encoded by the coding sequence ATGGACTTATCCCCCAACAAACAACCAAATTTCGACAACACGGAAATAGCTTTCCGTCAAAAATCTAACCACGAACTAAAAAAAGCATACTGGCTTTTTAAAATGATCGGAAGTAATTTTCTTACTAAAGTTGGTCCGGCCATTACAAACTTCTTTTTAAATATCGGTTTGCCGATCCAGGGCGCTATTAAAGCAACTATTTTTCAGCAGTTTTGCGGTGGCGAAACCATTGCCGAATGTGATAAGGCCATTGAACAACTACATAAAGGTGGTGTAGGCACCATTTTAGATTATTCGGTAGAAGGAGAAGAAGAAGAGCAGGTTTTTGACGAAACCTGTGCCGAAATTATCCGTACCATTATCCGTGCTGATGGTGATGTTAAAATTCCGATTACGGTTTTCAAAATTACCGGAATTGGCCGTTTTGCCTTATTGCAAAAACTAGATGCTAAAGAAACCCTAAATGCCAGTGAAGTGGCTGAGTATGAGAAGGTAAAACAACGTTGCGAAATGATTTGCCAAACAGCTTTCGATAAAGGCGTACCAATTATGATCGATGCTGAGGAAACCTGGATTCAGGATACAATCGACGAATTGGCCTTAGCGATGATGCGTAAATTTAACCGTGAACGGATTATTGTTTACAATACTTACCAAATGTACCGTCATGATAAGTTAGCCGATATGAAAGCCGACCATTTGATTGCCAAAGCTGATGGTTTTATTCTGGGCGTGAAAATGGTTCGGGGTGCCTATATGGAAAAAGAACGTAAACGTGCAGCAGAAATGGGATATCCTTCGCCAATTCAGCCAGATAAGGCAGCTTCAGACCGCGATTACAATGAATCTTTACGTTATTGTGTTGATCATATTGAAGACATTGCCATTGTTGCCGGAACGCACAATGAAGATAGCAGCCGCTTATTAACTTACCTTTTGGAGGAAAAAAATATAACGCATAATCATCCTCATGTATATTTTGCCCAGTTGTTGGGGATGAGTGATAACTTAAGCTTTAATCTTGCTGATTCTAATTATAATGTGGCAAAATATGTTCCTTACGGGCCAATTAAAGCGGTAATGCCTTATTTATTCAGAAGAGCACAAGAAAATACTTCGGTGGCCGGACAAACAGGCCGTGAGTTAGGTTTGATTGAAAGAGAATTAAAAAGAAGGAAACTGTAG
- a CDS encoding RNA-binding S4 domain-containing protein, whose translation MIQFKLEGEFIPLIQLLKASGLVGSGGDAQTVVEDGLVKTNGEVEFRKRYKVRVGDIITFGENKIEII comes from the coding sequence ATGATACAATTCAAATTAGAGGGCGAATTTATTCCATTAATCCAACTGCTAAAAGCAAGTGGATTGGTTGGCAGTGGCGGTGATGCCCAAACCGTTGTTGAGGATGGTTTAGTAAAAACTAACGGTGAGGTCGAATTCCGCAAACGCTATAAGGTTAGAGTTGGAGATATTATTACTTTTGGCGAAAATAAAATAGAAATTATTTAA
- the aroB gene encoding 3-dehydroquinate synthase, translating into MEPLTSAGHTLYFESSLTALKTLLESNKYSKVFVLADEHTSEICLPLFQSLLDDFSEFDLIETSAGEENKNIDFCIGIWKTLLDFEADRKSLMINLGGGVITDMGGFIASTYKRGIDFINIPTTLLSQVDASVGGKTGIDIDNVKNMVGTFTLPQMVFIETAFLKTLPQRELLSGFAEMIKHGLIYDKPYYEKLKESNYLTPSAEDIYRSVEIKNEVVTIDPHEKNLRKILNFGHTIGHAIEGYSLANDENPLTHGEAIAIGFVCEAALSIKNSTLTKAELNDISGYILSLYPKYQIKKESFDTLLELMQSDKKNEDGNILFSLLESTGKCTFNCRVSTADILSSLDYYNSL; encoded by the coding sequence ATGGAACCACTAACCAGCGCAGGCCACACCCTTTATTTCGAAAGCAGTTTAACAGCACTAAAAACACTTTTAGAAAGCAATAAATACAGCAAAGTTTTTGTACTAGCTGATGAGCATACCAGCGAGATCTGCTTACCGCTATTCCAGTCACTTTTAGATGATTTTTCGGAATTTGATCTGATCGAAACTTCAGCAGGAGAAGAAAATAAAAATATTGATTTTTGTATCGGTATCTGGAAAACCCTTTTGGATTTTGAAGCCGACCGCAAAAGTTTGATGATTAATTTAGGTGGTGGCGTGATTACCGATATGGGTGGATTTATTGCTTCAACTTATAAAAGAGGTATAGATTTTATCAATATACCCACTACCCTTTTATCGCAGGTGGATGCTTCGGTAGGTGGCAAAACAGGGATCGATATCGACAATGTAAAAAACATGGTAGGTACCTTTACCTTGCCACAAATGGTTTTTATCGAAACTGCATTCTTAAAAACATTACCACAGCGCGAGCTGTTATCGGGCTTTGCCGAAATGATTAAACATGGCTTGATTTATGATAAGCCATATTACGAAAAATTAAAAGAAAGTAATTACTTAACCCCTTCGGCAGAAGATATTTATCGGTCTGTAGAAATTAAAAACGAGGTGGTTACTATCGATCCGCATGAAAAAAACCTGCGTAAGATTTTAAACTTCGGGCACACTATTGGGCATGCCATAGAAGGTTATTCTTTAGCGAATGACGAGAATCCTTTAACACATGGCGAAGCCATTGCCATCGGATTTGTTTGTGAGGCAGCTTTATCAATCAAAAACAGCACGCTAACGAAAGCGGAACTGAATGATATTAGCGGATATATCTTATCGTTATATCCTAAATACCAGATTAAAAAAGAAAGCTTCGATACCCTTTTAGAATTGATGCAGAGCGACAAAAAGAATGAAGATGGAAACATCCTCTTTTCGCTTTTAGAAAGCACAGGTAAATGCACGTTTAACTGCCGTGTAAGTACAGCTGATATTTTAAGCAGTTTAGATTATTATAACAGTTTATAA